In Fervidicoccaceae archaeon, the DNA window GTCCCTTTGACCTTGATCCCTCTCTCCTCGAAGTCCTCCGGCTTGCTCCCGGCTACATAGATGTCGTAGCCGCGGGACCTGGCGATGAGGGCCTCGTAGTCCGGCTTGGTCTTGGCTACCCCCACGAGCTTCATGTCGTCCTGAGCAGCGATCGCCTCAGCGATCCTCTTGCCTATCGTGCCAAATCCGTTGACTCCAACGCGCACCATCGCCAAGCCTCAGCACCTCCACCCTAAGAACCTCTTCGCAGAGAGCTTCAGGGCTTCGAGAGCCGGGAGAGGCTCGCCGGTCAATAGGCTTATCAACGCTCCGCCGCCGGTGCTTATGTGAACGTTGGGTTTATCTCGGAGCCCGAGCTCCTCGGCCACCATGCCGATGTGGCCCCCGCCTATCAAGAGGAGCGCCCCCGAGCTCGCCGCAGCCTCAACGAGGGCTCTGGTCCCCCTCCTATATCTTGGATCTTCCACGACCCCCGCCGGCCCGCGCATCACGACTACTTTGGCTCTTCGGATCTCGTCCGAGTAGGCCTCGATCGTCTCCTCGCCGATGTCACGCACGAGACCCTCCACGCTCCTTGAGGAGCAGCTAGCTATTTCGCTCCCGCGCTCCACTACGAAGTCCCTCGGCAGTTCCACCGGGGCTCCTCTCTCCAGCAGCCTCCTCGCCGCCTCGAGGAGACGCGGCGCTCCGGCCTTCTCGAGGACCCTATAGTTCTCGTGACCCAAGCGGGCGCCGGTGGCCTGCAAGAATAGCTCGGCGACGAGACCTGTCGTGAGGATCTTGTCGGCTACCTTCTTCTCGGCGAGCTTCTCGATCAGCTTCACGCTATCCTCGAGCTTGCTCCCGCCTAACACGAAGACCTTAGGGCTCATCGACGGATCGAACGCTCTGCTCACCGCCTCGAGCTCTTTCTGCAGCAGTCTGCCGGCCGCCGAGGGCAACACAGCCGGGAAGCCCACCACGCTGGCGTGGCTTCTGTGGGCCGAGGCGAAAGCGTCGTTCACGTAAGCATCAAAGAGTTTGTAAAGTCGCTTAACGAAGAGGGACCTGGCGTGGAAGTCAGGATCGCCCTCGATCGATTCCTCCGAGAGAACGCGGAGATTATCTAGGAGCAGAAGCTCTCCTCTCTTCAGCTCTTTTATCGCGTTTCTGGCCGCAGGCCCTATCACATCGTCGACCCACCTCACCTCTCTCCCGACGAACTCGCTCAAGGCTACGGCATGAGCTCTGAGCTCAACGAAGTCGCTCGAGCCCGGTCTCCCCTGATGCGACATCGCTACGACGCTGCACCCGCGCTCTATTAGCTCTCTCAGAGTTGGCACGTGCGCCCGTATCTTCCCGGGATCTAAGATCTCGCCGGTCTCGGCATCGATGGGGACGTTGATGTCAAGCCTCACGAGAATTTTCTTCCCGTCGGGCTCTATGTCGTCGAGAAGAGGGACGGACAAGCCGCGTATGTTCGAGGCGCTCTGCACGCCCCGGATACCCCCCAAGTACGTCCACTAGCTGGGGGGAAAAATCTCCGTTTGTTTTCTCCTCGACGGTGCGCGACCGGGTCGATCTCGGCGCTTTACGCGACCGTAGCGCCTCTCAGCTCCTCGAGGGCGACCCTAACCTCCTCGAGAGCGGTCTCGTCCTCTATCGTGGAGAGATCGCCGGGGGGCCGCCCCGTCGCGATCGCCCTCAACACTCTCCTCATTATCTTGCCGCTCCTCGTCTTGGGGAGCTTCCTCACGAAGAAGATCCTCGATGGGATGGCCACCGGACCGTATTTCCTCCTGACCCATTCTCGAAGCTCATCCGCGACCCCGCTCGAGGGCTCGAAGCCCTCCTTCAGTACGACGAACGCTATAGGGACCTCGCCCTTTATGGCGTCCGGCACGCCGACTACGGCCGACTCGGCCACCTTGTAGTGAGAGGCTATGATGCTCTCCAACTCGTAGGTTCCGATCCTGTGCCCCGCCACTTTAAGGACCTCGTCTGCTCTGCCCAGCACCCAGATGTAGCCATCTCTATCTTTTATCGCGTAGTCTCCTGTGTAAAACCAGCGAGTTCCGGGGAACTTGCTAAAGTATACCCTCGCGTAGAGCTCCGGGTCTCCCCACACGCCCGTCGGGGGACCCGGCATCCCGGGCCAAGGCCTCTTGATGACGAGATATCCCTTCGTCTCGGGCGGGAGGCTCTCGCCCTTCTCGCCGACGACGTCCGCCTCCACGCCGGGCAGGGGGAGGCCGTTGGTGCCCGGCTTCAGGGGGATGAGAGCCAGGCCGGGGGCGTGGCTTATCATTATGCCCCCTGTCTCGGTCATCCACCACGTGGAGCCCACGGGACAGCGCTTCTCGCCCACGACCTCGAAGAGCCAGCGCCACGCCGAGGGATTTATCGGCTCCCCAACGGTGTGGATGATCCTCAGAGTGCTCCGATCGTGTCTCTTGACGTATTCGTCGCCAAACCTCATGAGCATTCTGACGGCCGTGGGCGATGTGTAGAATATCGTGACGCCGTACCTCTCGATTATGGACCAGAACCTATCGGGCTCCGGGTAATCGGGGGCTCCCTCGTACATCACCACGGTGGTTCCCTCGATGAGGGGGCCGAAGACCACGTACGAGTGCCCCGTTATCCAGCCTATGTCGGCCGTGCAGAAGTACACGTCCTCGTCGCGAACGTCGAAGACAAACTTCATAGTGGCGTGAAGTATCGTAGCGTAGCCGCCGTTGTCGTGTATTATGCCCTTGGGCTTTCCCGTCGTGCCCGACGTGTATAGAACGAAAAGCGGGTGGTCGCTCTCGAGGGGCTCGGGCTCCACGTAGGCCGATGTGGGAGCTCCACGTAACAGATCATCGTACCACCAATCTCTGCCCTCAACCATGTTGACCTCATTGGAGTTCAGCCTTTTGACCACGATGACGTTCTTGATGCTTGGACAACGCTCGACCATCTCGTCGGCAACGCTCTTGAGCCTCACGACTCTGCCGCGCCTGTAGAAGCCGTCGGCGGTCACCAGGAGCGTAGCGCCGAGGTCGTTGATCCTCGCTGCCGCCACCTCGGCCGCGAATCCGCTGAATATCACGGTGAAGATCACGCCGAGCCTAGCGGCCGCCAGCATGAATATGGGAAGCTCCGGTATCATGGGCATGTAGAAGGCTATTTTGTCTCCCTTCTTCAGTCCGAACTGCTTCTTGAGCACGTACGCCGTTCGATTTACGGCTCTCCAGAGGTCGTAGTAGGTGAGCTTGACGACCTCCTTCGGCTCGCCGTGAGGATCGACGGGCTCTCCCTCCCATATCAGAGCTAGCTTGTTCTTCCTCCATCCGCGAACGTGTCTGTCGAGGGCGAGATACGATAGATTGATCTTGCCGCCAACGAACCATCTATAGACGTGCTCGTGCTCTCCCGGCTCGATGACCCTGCTCCACGGGGCGAACCAATCGAGCTCCCTGGCGATCCTAGCCCAGTGCTCCTCGTAAGCCTCGAGGCTATTGGCGTGCAGCTCCTCGTAGGCCTCGATCCTCACGTGCTTGCCTCGCCAGTTCTCGAGCTCTATCTTCTCGTCGAAGGGTAGCGTGGCCTCTATGGGGGACGCGTCGCGCTCCTCCAAAAACGCAGCACCGTTTCCCTCCGCTAGGACGCGTTTAATAAGTGAATTTAGATAATTTAAATCTCTCAAATTCTCAAGCAACTAATATCTCAATTTTAATCGTTAGTAGTCTATCGATCGCTAATCGAGATTCTCAGACCACGAGCCCGAGCTTTATCAGCAGCTCGGCTATGAGCAGGCCAGTGCCGGCAGCTCCCCGCACGAGATTGTTGCCCAGCACCACCATCTTGAAGCCGTTCTCCAGAGCCCGATCGAGTCGGAGCCTACCCACGACGACGCTCATGCCCGAGCCCTCGCTCCTATCGAGCCTCGGCTGAGGCCTGTCGACCTCCCTTCTAACGACGATCGGCCTGGACGGGGCCGATGGGAGTCCCAGGCCTCGTATCTTGTTGGCGCTGAAGGACTCGAGCGCTTCAATTACCTCCTCCGGCGAGGCGCTCCTGCTCAGCTCGACGAAAACGTTCTCGAGGTGGCCCTCTAACACGGGCACGCGGTTGCACGAGGCGCTCACGCGGACAGAAGCCGGCGAGACCTCGCTCCCTCTCAACACCCCCAAGACCTTCGGAGCTTCTCTCTCTATCTTCTCCTCCTCACCCTCTATGAACGGCACAATGTTATCTATTATCGACATCGAGGGGACCCCTCTCAGGCCCGCCCCCGACACAGACTGCATGGTCGAGACTATGACGCGCTTGAGGCCGAACTCGTCTAAGAGGGGCTTCAGGGCCAGCGTCAATATCGCCGTGGTGCAGTTCGGGACCTTGAGTATCCCTCCGCCCCACCCTCGCCTCCTGTGCTGTTCCTTTAACAACTCGACGTGATCGGCGTTTACCTCGGGGTTGAGGAGAGGAACGTCCGGGTCCAATCTCATGGGGCTCGCGTTCGAGACTACATATATGCCGGCTCGCGCAAGCTCCGGCTCTATGCGCTCAGCGTCATCGGGCGGCAGAGCCGAGAATGCTATCGATATTCCCCTGCGCTTCAGCTTCTCGACCGACGTCTCCTCGACCAGAGTGCTTGAGAGCTCCTCTGGTACGCATGATTCGCCGCACCAAGCGACCTCTCGATAGGGTTTCCCAACGCTCTTCTCCGAGCCCGTGAGGGCCACTATCTCGAGCCAAGGATGACGGGCCGCGAGCTCGACGAACTTGTGGCCCACGAGGCCGCCGGCTCCTAGGACGGCCACGGGGATCTTCAAGGCGAGAGGCACCGACGCCGGTTCTCGGAGCTCAGCCCCCTTAAATCTCAGCGCCTCGAGCCGGAGCGGCCCTTCTCCTCTCCCTCACATACCTACCCATTAGAGTAAGCCTAGAATAACTCTCGGAGATTTCCTCCCAATCTCTGAGGCCCTCGCTGTAGCTCTCGAGAAAGGACCTCATGAACACTTCTTTGAGCGAGGGGTGCGTGCTCGAGACGGCGCGCTCGAGCACTCTGATGTCCACGGCCTTATCCTCCGGTCTGCCGCTGTAGTACGAGAGACCGAAGTCTATGAGGTAGAGGGGGCCCTCGTCGGATACGATGACGTTCGACGTAGTGAGGTCGCCGTGGATTATATCGGCGTTGTGGAGGCTCCTCACGACTTCTCCAAGCTCGCGCGCTCTCTCCTCGGCCCACTCCGGGCTCCTCGCCCCCAGCTCGTCGCGTAGCAGGGGGCCACGCAAATATTCCATGACTATGAGCCCCCTCTCGGGATCGACGTAGAGGGGGAGAGGGGCTCTTACTCCGGCTCTGCTCGCGTCAAACAGTATTTTGGCTTCTTGCACGGTCCTCTTATATACCAGTCTCCTCGCCAGCCTCGAGTCCATATATGGCTTAAGGAATCTGATCTTCACCACGACCCTCCTGCCCATATAGGTGGAGAGGTAGAGGTTAGACTCCGCTCCCCACGCGAGGGGCTCGAGGGGCCGAGGCCACTTTAGGCTCTCCACGGCACCTCGACCTCATCTACTCTCCACCTCTGCGCGACGAGAGCCTTCTCGGGGTCAACCCGCACGCCGCGGAGGTGAGCCAGGACCCCGGTCCACGCGATCATAGCACCGTTATCGCCCGCGTACTCCGGGGGTACGCCGTAGAACTTCGCCCCGTGCGACTCTGCCATGACCTTGAGCTTCTCCCGAAGCTGCTCGCTAGCCGCGACGCCGCCGGTCAACAGAACCTCCTTCTTCCCCGTGTGGGCCAGGCCTCTCTCCGCCACTTCGGTGACCATGGAGAAGCTGATCTCGACGAGGCTTCGGCAGATCTCGGGAAGGCTCGAGGGTCTCTCTCTCAGCATCTTGAGAGCCGCGGTCAGCAGACCAGAAAACGAGACGTCCTGGCCCTTAACGACGTAGGGCAGATCGAGCAGCTCCTCCCCACGCGCCTCGCTGGAGCAGAGGTGAACCACGTGAACTCCCCCCTTCACGTAAGGAGGCGCCAGGCCCGCCTCTCGGGCGAACGTGTCGAGCAGGTTCCCCAGCGCCACATCGAGGGTCTCGCCGAAGGTCCTATACTTACCCTCCTTGAATGCTATCACCGCGGTGTTGCCGCCCGAGACATAGACTACGAGAGGATCCTCGAAGCCCGACAATAGAATCCCTATCTCGATGTGGGCCACGGCGTGGTTGACCGGAACGAGAGGCTTCTCGTAATACGCGGCGAGCGCTCTGGCCACCGTAGCCCCAACTCTAAGGCAGGGGCCCATGCCGGGCCCGAGCGCCACGGCCACGGCGTCTATTTCGTCCATTCCGAGCCTCGAGGCCTTGAGAGCCTCCTCGAGCACGCCCGGGGCGTTCTCGGCTAAGAACCTCGAGGCCTCCCTCGGGTGAATGCCCCCGGAGGCCGGGACGTATCTCCTATTGACGTTGGCCAGGAGGTGAGGAGGTTTATTGCTGGCGACCCCGACCCCGATCGTGTGAGCCGTCGACTCTATGCCTAGGACGATCACTTCCTTGTCTCCAGGAACTCCGTGTAGCCGCATGCTCCGCAGTGCCACCTAGCTACGGGCTTTTCGTGGCGACCCATTATATTACCACATCTGGGGCACTTCTTGTTCTTCAACCTTATCTTACCGGTCTTATAGTCGAACTCATAGAGCTTGTGGACGTGAGCCAAGACCTCCTCACGCTCTCTTGCTCCTCTCCGCGTTCCTCCTCACGACGTGCTCGGGCTCGATCTTCAGAGCTAGCTGAGCGTCGTCGTATACGTGCACCGTGGCTCGCGAGACCGCCGCTCCGTACTCCGTCAGGAGCCTCCTAATATAGAGCCTCTCGATCTCGACCCTCAGCACTTTAGCTAGCAGAGCCCTTAGCTCCGCCAGAGGAGGAGTGCCTCGGCCCGCGTGGTGTATCGCGAGGACGTACTCGGTCCTCCCCAGGAGGTTGTTCCTCTTCTCGCTCACCACGACAGCGCTTAGGTCTTCGCTTAAGCGAAGCGCCGGGGCCTCTTCCGCTCGCAAAGCGCAGCGCCTCGATTTCTGGCTCTTCCTCGACGTCTCCACGATGAGGGGCTCTCGGCTCTTAAAAATCTGGCGGAGCGGCGGAAATTTGATAAGAGCGGGCGCGCGATTCCTCGCGAGCTCGGGGAAATGGCGCGAGCGCCGGCGGAGATGGCCGAGGATGACTAAGTCCGCGTACCACTACATGGGTGAACTGTGGAAGCGGGAGATCAAGGGGGAGGAAGAGCTGAGGGAGCTAGTTAAGCAGAGGCTAATGCAGTGGAGGCGAGAGCCCTCGATCGTGCGCGTCGACAAGCCGACGAGGATCGACAGAGCGAGGGCCCTCGGCTACAAGGCCAAGGTCGGAGTCGTCGTGGTCAGAGTTAGGGTCAGAAAGGGGGGCAGGAGGAAGGAGAGGCCCAACTCCGGGAGGAGGCCGAAGAGGATGGGAGTCTACGGCTACGCCCCGGCGAAGAGTCTGAGGCTCATAGCCGAGGAGAGGGCCGCTAGGAAATACCCAAACATGGAGGTCCTCAACAGCTATTACGTGGGCGAGGACGGGGTGCACGAGTGGTACGAGGTCATATTGGTGGACCCGAATCACCCCGCCATTAAGAGCGACCCGGAGCTCAAGTGGATCGCCGAGCCGGCCAATAGGAGGAGAGTCTTCAGAGGGCTGACTAGCGCCGGCAAGAAGATGAGAGGGCTCAGGAAGTCGCGGGGCCTGAGAGGGACTGTCAAACAAAAGTGGAAGAGGAAAGCCAGAGAGAGGGAGGAGAAGAGGAGACACGAGGCAAGCCGAGGAGCGAGGGTCGTCGCCCCCTCCGAGTAGACTCTAAATAAGCCGCTCACGCTTACTCGAGGCTGGCGGCGAAGAGGCGCCGTGACGAGTGGAGCTAATCGGGGCTGCCGCGCCTCGTCCCTCGAGATCGCGGTCATTCAACACGCCACCGAGAGCAGAGAGAAGATACTCGCCGCTCTCGCGCTCATTCTACCTCCCCCCCTCATGTCCGCGGCCCGCGCGGAGGAGCGCCGCATCGAGGGCCACTACGGCAATCCCATCTCGTACTTGAGGTGGAGGCTCGAGGGAGAGAAAGCGTGCGAGGTCCTCGAGATCCTGGCCAGAGCGCTGGACGAGGCCTCGAGGTCTCTGCTCAGAGCGACCGCGAGAGAGAGGGTCGAGGGCGCCTCAACTCTCCACCTCAGGCTCCACAAGCACGAGCTGGGAAGAGGAAGAGCCGTCCTGTGGGAAGGCGACGAAACGGTGAAGATCGTGGCGAGATTCCGGAGCCGCAGAGCTCTCGACGAATTCATTGAGCGTCTCTCGAGCGTGTAGAACCTTGTGGGTGGACCTCTACGTTCGACCCGAGGACGAGGCCGAGCTCGAGGAAATGCTCTCTCTCCACAGGAGAATGGGCTACAAGATCGTCGGAGTTGACAAGGGATTCTTGCAGACGAGGGGAGAGGTCGCGCTGATCGCCTCTCGCGAACTCGGAGTCAAGATCATCCCCGTGGAGGTCTTAGAGCCGCGCAACGTTGGAGAGGCCAGAGCCGCTCTGAGGAGGGTGAGGAGAGGAGAGCTGACCCTCGGGAGGCCTCGCAACCCTCAACTGTTCAGGCTCTTCTCCCGCGACAGTAGAGTAAGAGTCCTAGAGGTATGCCCCAAGCTCTCGTGGGGGATAGACGCTCCGGGAGCAGAGCTCATGAGGCGAGGCTCCACGGTGATCGGGGTCGACCTATCGCTCCTGCTCGAGAGGGTCGAAAGGCTGGCCTGGCTCTCGGAGCTCATAGCGAGGGCGACGAAGCACGCCGTTCCCCTGACCGTCTACAGCGGAGCGAGGACGTGGGACATGCTTTGGCACCCAGCGCACGTCAGGGCTCTCGTAGAGTCGCTCGGCTTCCCCGGCTCTCTCGCCGCTAGCGCTCTGAGGCCAGCGTTCATCGAGTTGACGGAGCTGAGAGCTTGAGCCTCGAGCTCTACTTGGCTGCGACGGCTCTCGCCGCCTCCACAGTGAGTCTGGCTCTAGCGCTCAGGAGCCGAGGCCTCTGCGGCCGCGCGATGAGGGCGGTCAAGGAGATCGCGGCCGCGCTAGAGGGAGTGGGCTCGCGGCCTCTCCGCGCCCCCCTCGCTAGGAGGAAGAGATACGTCGTGTTCAGAGCGGTGAGCTCCGGTCCTCTGAGGCCGGAGGAAGTCGAGAAGGCCCTCGAGGCCTCGCTCGCGGAGCTCTTCGGGAGGCCGGCCCTCGCCGAGAGCAGACTCGAGCTCGTCTTCTACGATGAGAAGACCGGCTATGGCGTCCTCAGAGTAGCCAGGGCCTGGAGGAGCCGCGTTCTACTCGCCACGGCTCTGGCGAGGAGGGTCGGCGAACGCAGGATCTTCGTGGTCCCCGTCAAGATCACGGGAAGCGCGAAGAGAGCCAGAGAGCTCGTCGCTGAGCTGACCAGATAGCGCTTCCGTTTATTACCGTCCTCCGCGCTAATATCGAGCGGAGACCCCCGGTCGATGATGAGGCCGCTCCAGTGAACGAGGCCACGGCCAATGAACTCCTCGCGACGATCTGAGCGCGCTTCGAGCCGAGGAGTCAGCATTTAATAAGGCGGCGCTCTGCAACCGTTGCCGGGGGAGGGGCGAAGCGGAGTGGCGTTCTCGCCGATGGTCATGGGATATGATAGGGCTCTCACCATATTCTCCCCCGACGGTAAGCTGTACCAGGTCGAGTACGCCTTCCAAGCCGTGAGGCAGGGCTGGAGCACCCTGGGCATTAAGGTGGCCGAGGGAGTGGTGCTGGCTGCCGAGAAGGCCCTCTTCAAGGAGCTCGTCGAGGTGAGGGAGCTCGAGAAGGTCATGCCGCTCGACTCGCACATAGGCATAACGTTCGCGGGCTTCGGCAGCGACGGCCGAGTCCTGATAGATTATGCGAGGGTGCTCGCGGTTAGGCACAGGCTCCTATACGGCGAGCCCATACCCGTCGAGTTTCTCACGAAGAGCATAAGCGACATTAAGCAGGCCTACACGCAGCACGGCGGCGTCAGGCCCTTCGGGGTCTCGCTCCTGATAGCCGGCGTCGACGCCACGGGCCCCCACCTCTTCAAGACCGATCCGGCCGGCCAGTACTTCAGCTACAAGGCCACCGCCATAGGCAGAGGAGAGCAGAAAATAGAGGAGATCATAGAGAAGAAGTATAGAGAGGACCTGCCTCTCGAGGAAGCGGTCCTCCTCGCCGTGGAGGCCTTGAGGAGCTCCTCCTCGGAGGAGCTGAAGCCTAGGAACATAGATATCGGCGTAGTCCCCTGTTCGACGAAGCAGTTCAGAAAGCTCGCCGAGAAAGAGATAGAGAATTTGATGGCTAAGCTCAAGAAGTAGAGCCGAAGAGCTCCCCCAATAGCGCGAGAGAGAGCCTTTTCACCTCCTCGGCCACCTCGCGAGTCGAGGCAGAGCCTCCCAAATCGGGCGTGAGGGGGCCTCCTCTCTCGACGAGACGCCTCATCGCCCTCTCGAGAGCGGAGGCCGCCCTCCTCAGCTTCTCGTCGCCTCGAGACTCGGCTAAGTGCTCCAGCATGAGGGCTGCCGCCTTGAGCTGGCCGAGCGGGTTGGCCACGCCTCGCCCAGCTATGTCGGGGGCCGTCCCGTGGACCGGCTCGAAGACGGCGATCCTATCGCCTATCTGAGCCGAGCCGCAGAGGCCCAGGCTGCCCACGAGCGCTGCGGCCACGTCCGATAGAATGTCTCCGTAGAGATTTGGAGATACTATGACTCCGAAGCGATTGGGGCTCCTGACGAGATTGTAGGCGGCCGAATCCACGATCATCTCATCTACCTCGAACGCTCCCGCGTAGCTCGAAGCCTCTCGTAGGAAGACCTCTCGGAACAGACCGTCGGTCTCCTTCATTACGTTGGCCTTGTGGACCACCGTCACTCTCTTGTAGCCCCTCGACGCGGCGTAGCGCAGAGCGAAGCGGGAGACCCTCCTGCTCCCCTCCTCCGTGATGACTTTGAGGGAGAACGCCGAGCCCCCGTGCCTCCCCTCGATCCCCACGTAAAGGTCCTCCGTGTTCTCTCGAATAATGACGAAGTCGAATCTGCCTATGGACACTCCCTCGTAGCTGGCGAAGGGCCTGACGTTGGCGTAGAGATCGAGCTCTCTCCTGATCAACAGATTGACGCTCCTCGGGCTCTCGGGTCCGGGCGGCGTGTGGAGAGGCCCCTTGAGTATGGCGTCCAGCTCTCGAGCTCTATCGAAGAATCCCTCCTCGAGTAGTCTCCCAGTCCTCTTATAGAGCTCGTAGCCCGCCCTCAGCTCGACGAGCTCTAGGTCTTCCGCTAACTCGACCAACACGCTCAGCGCCGCGTCGACTATCTCGGGACCCACGCCGTCTCCCCTGATGTAGCCGACGCGGTACCTCCTCAAGGCTTCAGCCCTCTGGCCGCTGTGGCGGAAGAGCTTAATCTACGCGCGCCGGGGGCGGGATTCGAACCCGCGCGGGCGGAGACCCACCGGCTCTCAAGGCCGGCCCCTTGGTCCGCTCGGGCACCCCGGCGCCCTCGCCGCACTCTGGGGGAACGGCTAATAATATCCCCTTCCTCTCCTCGCGGGATTCGAGGTCAGGTTAGAGTTAGGAGGGCGAGCGCTCCCACGACCGCCTGGAGCGATAAGATGAAGGCAACGACCCCCCTCTCCGTTGCTCTACCCCTCAATCTCCTCAGGGCGACGAGCGCCGCGTGAGTGAGACTGTAAATTTTGTCATAGGGGGGGTCGAGAGAGCCGTCGGGCCTGGGGATCCCGAAGTTCTCCTTATAGACTCCGTTGGCCAGCCCGCGGAGGAAGAGAGCGAGCTCAACGAAGTAGAGCGAGAACAGAGCGAGCCCGAACTTCTCGAGGTTCCCCAATATCACGAGGCTCGCATAGTAAGCGCCGAAGCCGTAGGTCAAGCTGTTCCCCGGGAAGACTCTAGCCGGGTACCTATTGTAGAGGAGGAAGGCCGCGAGCGACGATGCGGCCAGAATCGAGCCGACGAGAGGCAGCTCCAGCCCCTTGACGAGCGAGAAGGCCGCGAGGAAGACGCAGAGCAAGAGCCCCATGCCGGCCTCGAGACCGTTGTAGCCGGCTATCATGTTGAAGGCGTTGCTCGCTCCCACGACCCCTAGGGGGACCGCCGCGAGGGGGTAAAGCAGGCCGAGGTCCGTGGGGCCCGCCAGGGGGAGGTCGATCACCGAGGTCCCCGCTTTTATCACCACGAGGGGGATAGCGAGGGGCGCCGTGAACGCCACTCTCTGCCAAGCTCTCAAACCTCTCTTCCACCCCAAGATGTCGTCGAGGAAGCCGAGGAAGCCGGCCAACAGGAGGAGGAGGGCCAGCGCCATGTAGCTCTCCGAGTCGCTCGAGCCCTCTAGGTATCTCCGCATAGCGATGAGGGTCAGCACCCCGAAGCTGAGGCCGATCGCGACCCATACCCCCCC includes these proteins:
- a CDS encoding Rpp14/Pop5 family protein, yielding MSLELYLAATALAASTVSLALALRSRGLCGRAMRAVKEIAAALEGVGSRPLRAPLARRKRYVVFRAVSSGPLRPEEVEKALEASLAELFGRPALAESRLELVFYDEKTGYGVLRVARAWRSRVLLATALARRVGERRIFVVPVKITGSAKRARELVAELTR
- a CDS encoding RNA-binding domain-containing protein, producing MTSGANRGCRASSLEIAVIQHATESREKILAALALILPPPLMSAARAEERRIEGHYGNPISYLRWRLEGEKACEVLEILARALDEASRSLLRATARERVEGASTLHLRLHKHELGRGRAVLWEGDETVKIVARFRSRRALDEFIERLSSV
- a CDS encoding 30S ribosomal protein S27ae, giving the protein MAHVHKLYEFDYKTGKIRLKNKKCPRCGNIMGRHEKPVARWHCGACGYTEFLETRK
- the kae1 gene encoding KEOPS complex N(6)-L-threonylcarbamoyladenine synthase Kae1, whose protein sequence is MRLHGVPGDKEVIVLGIESTAHTIGVGVASNKPPHLLANVNRRYVPASGGIHPREASRFLAENAPGVLEEALKASRLGMDEIDAVAVALGPGMGPCLRVGATVARALAAYYEKPLVPVNHAVAHIEIGILLSGFEDPLVVYVSGGNTAVIAFKEGKYRTFGETLDVALGNLLDTFAREAGLAPPYVKGGVHVVHLCSSEARGEELLDLPYVVKGQDVSFSGLLTAALKMLRERPSSLPEICRSLVEISFSMVTEVAERGLAHTGKKEVLLTGGVAASEQLREKLKVMAESHGAKFYGVPPEYAGDNGAMIAWTGVLAHLRGVRVDPEKALVAQRWRVDEVEVPWRA
- a CDS encoding 50S ribosomal protein L15e, with product MTKSAYHYMGELWKREIKGEEELRELVKQRLMQWRREPSIVRVDKPTRIDRARALGYKAKVGVVVVRVRVRKGGRRKERPNSGRRPKRMGVYGYAPAKSLRLIAEERAARKYPNMEVLNSYYVGEDGVHEWYEVILVDPNHPAIKSDPELKWIAEPANRRRVFRGLTSAGKKMRGLRKSRGLRGTVKQKWKRKAREREEKRRHEASRGARVVAPSE
- the pgk gene encoding phosphoglycerate kinase, whose amino-acid sequence is MQSASNIRGLSVPLLDDIEPDGKKILVRLDINVPIDAETGEILDPGKIRAHVPTLRELIERGCSVVAMSHQGRPGSSDFVELRAHAVALSEFVGREVRWVDDVIGPAARNAIKELKRGELLLLDNLRVLSEESIEGDPDFHARSLFVKRLYKLFDAYVNDAFASAHRSHASVVGFPAVLPSAAGRLLQKELEAVSRAFDPSMSPKVFVLGGSKLEDSVKLIEKLAEKKVADKILTTGLVAELFLQATGARLGHENYRVLEKAGAPRLLEAARRLLERGAPVELPRDFVVERGSEIASCSSRSVEGLVRDIGEETIEAYSDEIRRAKVVVMRGPAGVVEDPRYRRGTRALVEAAASSGALLLIGGGHIGMVAEELGLRDKPNVHISTGGGALISLLTGEPLPALEALKLSAKRFLGWRC
- the psmA gene encoding archaeal proteasome endopeptidase complex subunit alpha, with translation MAFSPMVMGYDRALTIFSPDGKLYQVEYAFQAVRQGWSTLGIKVAEGVVLAAEKALFKELVEVRELEKVMPLDSHIGITFAGFGSDGRVLIDYARVLAVRHRLLYGEPIPVEFLTKSISDIKQAYTQHGGVRPFGVSLLIAGVDATGPHLFKTDPAGQYFSYKATAIGRGEQKIEEIIEKKYREDLPLEEAVLLAVEALRSSSSEELKPRNIDIGVVPCSTKQFRKLAEKEIENLMAKLKK
- the acs gene encoding acetate--CoA ligase — protein: MEERDASPIEATLPFDEKIELENWRGKHVRIEAYEELHANSLEAYEEHWARIARELDWFAPWSRVIEPGEHEHVYRWFVGGKINLSYLALDRHVRGWRKNKLALIWEGEPVDPHGEPKEVVKLTYYDLWRAVNRTAYVLKKQFGLKKGDKIAFYMPMIPELPIFMLAAARLGVIFTVIFSGFAAEVAAARINDLGATLLVTADGFYRRGRVVRLKSVADEMVERCPSIKNVIVVKRLNSNEVNMVEGRDWWYDDLLRGAPTSAYVEPEPLESDHPLFVLYTSGTTGKPKGIIHDNGGYATILHATMKFVFDVRDEDVYFCTADIGWITGHSYVVFGPLIEGTTVVMYEGAPDYPEPDRFWSIIERYGVTIFYTSPTAVRMLMRFGDEYVKRHDRSTLRIIHTVGEPINPSAWRWLFEVVGEKRCPVGSTWWMTETGGIMISHAPGLALIPLKPGTNGLPLPGVEADVVGEKGESLPPETKGYLVIKRPWPGMPGPPTGVWGDPELYARVYFSKFPGTRWFYTGDYAIKDRDGYIWVLGRADEVLKVAGHRIGTYELESIIASHYKVAESAVVGVPDAIKGEVPIAFVVLKEGFEPSSGVADELREWVRRKYGPVAIPSRIFFVRKLPKTRSGKIMRRVLRAIATGRPPGDLSTIEDETALEEVRVALEELRGATVA
- the asd gene encoding aspartate-semialdehyde dehydrogenase; translated protein: MPLALKIPVAVLGAGGLVGHKFVELAARHPWLEIVALTGSEKSVGKPYREVAWCGESCVPEELSSTLVEETSVEKLKRRGISIAFSALPPDDAERIEPELARAGIYVVSNASPMRLDPDVPLLNPEVNADHVELLKEQHRRRGWGGGILKVPNCTTAILTLALKPLLDEFGLKRVIVSTMQSVSGAGLRGVPSMSIIDNIVPFIEGEEEKIEREAPKVLGVLRGSEVSPASVRVSASCNRVPVLEGHLENVFVELSRSASPEEVIEALESFSANKIRGLGLPSAPSRPIVVRREVDRPQPRLDRSEGSGMSVVVGRLRLDRALENGFKMVVLGNNLVRGAAGTGLLIAELLIKLGLVV
- a CDS encoding Kae1-associated kinase Bud32; translation: MESLKWPRPLEPLAWGAESNLYLSTYMGRRVVVKIRFLKPYMDSRLARRLVYKRTVQEAKILFDASRAGVRAPLPLYVDPERGLIVMEYLRGPLLRDELGARSPEWAEERARELGEVVRSLHNADIIHGDLTTSNVIVSDEGPLYLIDFGLSYYSGRPEDKAVDIRVLERAVSSTHPSLKEVFMRSFLESYSEGLRDWEEISESYSRLTLMGRYVRERRRAAPARGAEI